The Sediminispirochaeta smaragdinae DSM 11293 genome has a segment encoding these proteins:
- a CDS encoding Hsp20/alpha crystallin family protein: protein MEDAKRYRNPVTDICEDEGKVVLRVEMPGVGKEDIDVQIDGDELIIYGKRSDVRPEGDSLVRERITADYRKIFTLDETIDRDKVDAFMENGVLRLELALKEAVKPRKIQIS from the coding sequence ATGGAAGATGCTAAACGTTATAGGAATCCTGTAACCGATATCTGCGAAGATGAGGGAAAGGTTGTACTCCGGGTTGAGATGCCCGGGGTCGGTAAAGAGGATATCGATGTTCAGATCGACGGAGACGAGCTTATCATTTACGGGAAGCGAAGTGATGTTCGCCCCGAAGGTGACTCCTTAGTCCGGGAACGGATTACCGCCGATTACCGAAAGATTTTCACCCTTGATGAGACCATAGACCGCGACAAGGTCGATGCCTTTATGGAGAATGGGGTCTTGCGTCTTGAGCTCGCCTTAAAAGAGGCTGTCAAGCCGCGAAAGATTCAAATCAGCTAG
- a CDS encoding FKBP-type peptidyl-prolyl cis-trans isomerase yields the protein MVISEKCVVSIDYRLTSDDGTLIDTSEGREPLAFIFGSGMIIPGLEKELTGKNEGDKLTVTVQPEEAYGTYDEARIIEVPKDRFEETDKLTEGIQVQAQRQDGGVEILTVSKISDEKVILDGNHPLAGMTLHFDVTINQVREATQEELDHGHVH from the coding sequence ATGGTAATTAGCGAGAAGTGTGTGGTCAGCATCGATTATCGTTTAACAAGCGATGATGGGACCCTTATTGATACAAGCGAAGGAAGGGAACCGCTTGCCTTCATTTTCGGATCAGGGATGATCATTCCCGGGCTTGAAAAGGAACTCACAGGGAAGAATGAAGGCGACAAGCTTACGGTAACGGTACAGCCGGAAGAGGCCTACGGGACCTACGATGAAGCACGGATCATCGAAGTTCCAAAAGATCGTTTCGAAGAGACAGATAAGCTTACCGAGGGAATCCAGGTCCAGGCACAGCGGCAGGACGGCGGCGTTGAAATTCTGACCGTATCAAAGATAAGCGACGAGAAGGTTATCCTTGATGGAAATCATCCACTGGCCGGTATGACCCTTCATTTTGATGTAACAATCAACCAGGTACGGGAAGCCACTCAGGAAGAGCTTGACCACGGCCACGTACATTAA
- a CDS encoding M16 family metallopeptidase, translating to MQRIRNLVRGFSILVFAVFLCTTCATAPREDTLSPQLGLDPAVVSGTLENGLTYYIRPNNEPENRIVLRLAVDAGSVFERDDQKGLAHFVEHMAFNGTKDFPGQKIVDFLESVGMKFGPEINASTSSDETVFTLSVPADDLSVVNQGIHVLREWATNISFDPEEVEKEKGVILEEWRLGRGAGGRLRDRYFPVLLQGSLYADRLAIGDPDIVRHASSGALREFYHTWYQPEAMAVVVVGDIDPAKAQEMIHTWFDPIPASQDPHRGDAKRVVISPPDSTHARAVVALDPEAPGTRVSLYYLAPSRALRTEHDYRQLIGLDLFSIMLNDRLEERTREGNPPFIYGYSGLIPVNRKSRAFVLTTRVDEGASVGGLEALLYEAGRASSLGFSTGELEKAKENLLRSYQKAWDERTTTDSARYADELVTLFLDGDAAPGIDRELELVKRLLPEMSQEEVQRLPSRLFSLDTPVVVLTGPEKDGLSYPDEDELLHLVSKVKDTDFQAYVPAEDPDSLLSNEPVPGSILKKEPLHFGSSLPVSKISLSNGSQVWVMRTDYKSDQILFGAISPGGASLADDENYVSAILAPSLVSQGGIGEYDLSALRNFLAGKALQLNASLDDRFFILSGTCGVKELEPLFQLAYLSVVDPRYDDAAAKAYVQRLSAALKNRESDPETQFNDQVLKMLYDDHPRSRPLTSKRVEEEASVQEAFDFYDSIHKGGAGTVWILVGNLPEDEELEPLVTRYLAALPAGNPTAPVDRGMQFSEKKSTVRSFDGIGQKAQVKLFFSGGFDGSRRTAVGMRLLKELYTILLRDELRENEGGTYGVSIGTNFRYAPEAQYLFSISFGCDPERSQKLKEKAEEILMKYRTTPFPSEALVRAKQIIRAGLEESDRQNGYWFSALVQEATGGPTAEPVNETDQLVDRFDNKSLVDLAETILRPEHRMEALLLPKDFSKE from the coding sequence ATGCAACGTATACGTAACCTTGTACGAGGTTTTTCAATACTAGTGTTTGCCGTTTTCCTTTGTACCACCTGTGCGACTGCACCGCGGGAGGATACACTTTCTCCCCAGTTGGGTCTTGATCCTGCAGTGGTTTCCGGTACCCTTGAAAACGGTTTGACCTATTACATCCGGCCCAATAACGAGCCGGAAAATCGAATTGTGCTCCGCCTGGCTGTCGATGCCGGTTCTGTCTTTGAACGTGACGATCAGAAAGGACTTGCCCACTTTGTCGAACATATGGCTTTCAACGGAACCAAAGACTTTCCCGGGCAGAAAATCGTCGACTTTTTGGAATCGGTGGGGATGAAGTTCGGGCCGGAAATCAACGCCAGCACCTCTTCCGACGAAACGGTTTTTACCTTGAGTGTTCCTGCCGATGACCTATCCGTCGTCAATCAGGGCATTCATGTTCTGCGGGAATGGGCGACGAACATAAGCTTTGATCCCGAAGAGGTGGAAAAAGAAAAAGGGGTCATCCTTGAAGAGTGGCGTCTCGGGCGTGGTGCGGGAGGACGTCTTCGTGACCGCTATTTCCCCGTTCTCCTTCAAGGCAGCCTCTATGCCGATCGTCTGGCGATTGGAGATCCCGATATCGTCAGGCATGCCAGCTCCGGGGCCCTTCGTGAGTTTTACCACACCTGGTACCAACCGGAGGCTATGGCCGTTGTTGTTGTGGGCGATATAGATCCAGCGAAGGCTCAGGAGATGATTCATACATGGTTTGATCCCATTCCCGCTTCTCAGGATCCTCATCGTGGTGATGCGAAGCGTGTTGTCATCTCGCCCCCCGACAGCACTCATGCCAGGGCAGTGGTGGCCCTCGACCCTGAGGCACCAGGTACCAGAGTTTCTCTCTACTACCTTGCTCCTTCCAGGGCCTTAAGAACCGAACATGATTACCGCCAATTAATTGGCCTCGATCTTTTTTCCATCATGCTCAATGATCGTTTGGAAGAGCGGACCCGGGAGGGTAATCCCCCCTTTATCTATGGCTACAGCGGTTTGATTCCGGTAAATCGAAAAAGCCGTGCATTTGTCTTGACAACTAGAGTCGATGAGGGAGCTTCCGTCGGCGGCCTCGAGGCTCTCCTCTATGAGGCCGGTCGTGCCTCAAGCCTCGGCTTCTCAACCGGAGAATTGGAAAAAGCGAAGGAGAACCTGCTACGTTCCTACCAGAAGGCCTGGGATGAAAGGACCACTACCGATTCCGCCAGATATGCCGACGAACTTGTCACACTTTTCCTTGATGGGGACGCGGCTCCGGGAATCGACCGGGAACTGGAATTGGTAAAGCGTTTGCTTCCGGAGATGAGCCAGGAAGAGGTACAGAGGCTTCCTTCCAGGCTTTTCTCTCTGGATACTCCTGTTGTCGTTCTTACCGGACCGGAAAAAGACGGACTTTCTTATCCAGACGAAGATGAGCTTTTGCACCTTGTTTCCAAGGTGAAAGATACGGATTTTCAGGCGTATGTGCCTGCTGAAGATCCCGATTCGCTTTTGAGCAACGAACCTGTCCCAGGAAGTATCCTCAAAAAAGAACCTCTTCATTTCGGTTCTTCACTACCTGTTTCCAAGATCAGCCTTTCCAACGGCAGCCAGGTATGGGTGATGCGGACCGATTATAAGAGTGATCAGATTCTTTTCGGAGCGATAAGCCCCGGAGGAGCGAGTTTGGCGGATGATGAGAATTATGTTTCGGCGATACTCGCCCCCTCACTGGTCTCACAGGGAGGAATCGGGGAGTATGATCTCTCGGCCCTTCGCAACTTTCTCGCCGGTAAGGCTCTTCAGCTGAACGCCTCTCTGGATGATCGTTTTTTCATCCTTTCAGGGACTTGTGGGGTCAAGGAACTGGAACCCCTTTTTCAGCTCGCCTATCTTTCCGTAGTCGATCCTCGCTACGATGACGCTGCGGCAAAAGCCTATGTGCAACGGCTTTCGGCCGCTTTGAAGAATCGGGAATCCGATCCCGAAACCCAGTTTAACGATCAGGTGCTTAAGATGCTGTACGACGACCATCCCCGTAGCCGTCCACTTACCTCGAAAAGGGTTGAGGAGGAAGCCTCTGTTCAGGAGGCCTTTGACTTCTACGACTCGATCCACAAGGGAGGTGCGGGTACTGTCTGGATTCTTGTAGGTAATCTGCCCGAAGACGAAGAGCTGGAGCCGCTTGTCACTCGTTATCTTGCAGCACTTCCCGCAGGTAATCCTACCGCCCCCGTGGACCGTGGAATGCAATTTTCCGAAAAAAAGAGTACTGTTCGTTCCTTCGACGGGATTGGGCAGAAGGCACAGGTAAAGCTCTTTTTCAGCGGCGGCTTTGACGGTTCACGTCGTACTGCGGTGGGAATGCGCCTTCTCAAGGAGCTTTATACCATTCTGCTGCGGGATGAGCTTCGGGAGAATGAGGGAGGCACCTACGGTGTATCCATCGGAACGAATTTTCGTTACGCACCAGAAGCCCAGTATCTCTTTTCCATTTCCTTCGGATGTGATCCTGAACGAAGCCAGAAGCTCAAGGAAAAGGCAGAGGAAATTCTTATGAAATATCGAACTACCCCCTTTCCTTCAGAGGCCCTTGTTCGTGCCAAGCAGATTATAAGGGCCGGACTTGAAGAATCGGATAGGCAGAATGGCTATTGGTTTTCGGCCCTTGTACAAGAGGCTACAGGCGGTCCCACGGCAGAACCTGTGAATGAAACAGATCAGCTGGTGGACCGTTTTGACAACAAAAGCCTTGTGGATCTTGCCGAGACAATACTCCGACCGGAACACCGTATGGAGGCTTTGCTCCTTCCTAAGGACTTTTCTAAGGAATAG
- a CDS encoding redox-sensing transcriptional repressor Rex — protein MREHLIAAPLPTIRRIPRYLNVLEDFAAEQISFVSATDIANKLGLKPIQVRKDMAFTGIVGKPKVGYKTDELIETIKSFLGWDSATDAFLIGAGALGTALLGYRGFAERGLQIVAAFDIDPKKIGTRIHGKEVFPISKMAELAKRMQVHIGVLTVPAESASQCAHALMDAGITGIWNFSPAELDVPESMTVQREDLSAGLAVLSVRMSEKKQGIV, from the coding sequence ATGCGCGAGCATCTGATTGCAGCCCCACTTCCCACCATTCGTCGTATCCCGCGCTATCTAAATGTTCTCGAAGATTTTGCGGCGGAACAAATCTCTTTTGTATCCGCAACGGATATTGCGAATAAATTAGGGCTTAAACCGATCCAGGTACGAAAGGATATGGCTTTTACCGGAATTGTCGGTAAGCCAAAGGTCGGATACAAAACTGATGAACTGATTGAAACAATTAAAAGTTTTCTGGGCTGGGATTCGGCAACCGATGCTTTTCTTATCGGCGCAGGAGCATTGGGCACTGCGCTTTTGGGCTACAGAGGGTTTGCGGAACGGGGGCTGCAAATCGTGGCGGCTTTCGACATTGATCCTAAAAAGATTGGCACAAGGATTCACGGAAAAGAGGTGTTCCCCATCTCTAAGATGGCGGAACTGGCAAAACGAATGCAGGTCCACATCGGAGTTCTGACCGTCCCCGCCGAATCGGCCTCCCAATGCGCCCACGCGCTCATGGACGCAGGCATCACCGGGATTTGGAATTTTTCTCCGGCCGAACTCGATGTACCGGAGAGTATGACCGTTCAGCGGGAAGATCTCTCCGCCGGTCTCGCTGTCCTGTCGGTCAGGATGAGCGAAAAGAAGCAGGGGATCGTATAA
- a CDS encoding protein kinase domain-containing protein has translation MITLPGYTVERLAYRGNRTLLYRGFRDSDGSAVALKRPVNTADPVSRQRLREEQLILKQCIAPCFPTLIDYLEEEALLVLEWIEGSPLGQVVPREGFELKRWFDLALQIAKILTLLQEYEIVHRDITGSNLLLESATGRVVLVDFGRAFVFGRDEVIARGGIGSLESRVAYLSPEETGRLLRPIDYRSDFYSAGICLYELLIGRPPFVGNALELVYAHLARTPVEPKASSEAIPDAVSAIVMKLLAKMPEERYSSAQGLMNDLEEALELYRMGKNGRFVAGTRDPHAAFLLSGTLFGRDRELVSLGKAIDRSKGSGAELLLLAAETGMGKSALLREFVRLESAQTQSAWVVLGQWHGEEFGGSALIEAANDLIYRILGAHENEIAYWASIFRKELGDALPLLRRQIPALSLIVGAAGEQGELPEEGKTIEAIGLLSRAIGSLFHVVCSHCDGLVLVLDDLHYAPRWELEVLKNILTLEATKPMLVLSSYRPEEIDASSSLFTIFAKIPEDVRISTMLLHGLEEKAIGEWISESLGPSPHSYMPQAKIFAERFSGNPMHIAEALRHLHDSQGLVYRKGEGWSFDQQALEKLEGIESVRKLIFDFLDRLSPEALSLFALILCFGERVKESELDQLLPEVDILPLLENLYRLGFIKRSANGGWELSYPKLRKRFLRELPADLIEEKHLAIGRLLFSSYTADDGLSSLQRGISHILKADINRLSEMERRNIGEAALSISTAHLEAEECDTAMNMIDAAQQLIGAARITADDGLFSRYYGLRARCLFIRGNIAEAIGLFEDLIRREHDPVACLELYGELIDASTQLRRYDEAMANGRRAFALAGIDFPETENGIEPIVSDLPPVSSDKTNDKTMEAFSRMAVRLLSAIHETDYGLYISYIRVLTAYFSKHGGPPATSVLFMHAAALLIPEGRYLEAGRLALRALRVADVARDNRSMVLCREVYGFRIAPWILPLSDVSPILTEGFRIGRANGEGWFTGDILIAYLIHEFFLSSDLHELYQRSKEYGRIIRTLRNGSAGPLLDLFTSCLELFLAEEKEQQQRLLLSQEELFHSLIQDPDHKGWVLLFSFGSLYDLVFDDDTGFHFDEGQIRKRASYLQESYLFAPFLLAQALGYIKVGNLQKAAPAVDRLRSFESGCADNISHLRLMLEAELRSRESNSVEIANLYDEAIRGAQRQGDLFHCAVANELSGRYHARASREKVAGLYLLEAYRYWSYLGVRRKAEALRNEWGSLFPSFESSSDRTALPDFPREPGEIGLDAFTLLRAGRELTEELREEVLIERMLRVILESTGAQKAFLILVQDDELYLRARYLPEEDGFTLYPLTDEPGRRGRERLIQSINLSIGVLRYTRKRKEPVVLDDAAIRGIFTSDPYFRTAGVRSLLCYPLPDTVIGSGMLYLENDAVPGLFTPTRLEIVSILSKQAIISLQNARLYEHAKSLNRNLQEEILRRSQVEEGLLAAQKELKRLNEELEHRVEERTKDLRDSYQKLKEAQKQLIESEKLASLGSLVAGIAHEVNTPIGVAVTAATLLQDQIHAASLDIHDLEQTSDLILRNLKRAGELIGSFKQVAVDQASEALRSFDLRSYIEDIVLSLGPRLKKRPISVEVEVAQGITVIGYPGAISQIFTNLISNSLIHAYEADDTGRIRIDGFQREGRILIHYRDDGKGMDEESVRRVFEPFYTTRRGSGGSGLGMNIVYNLITGKLGGSVSCESTPGKGVLFTIDIPIAPPKLASSS, from the coding sequence ATGATCACTCTACCGGGGTATACAGTCGAGCGTCTCGCCTACCGAGGAAATCGCACCCTTCTTTATCGCGGTTTTCGGGATAGTGACGGTTCGGCCGTTGCCCTGAAGAGACCTGTCAATACGGCCGATCCTGTTTCTCGTCAGCGACTTCGTGAAGAACAATTGATTCTTAAACAGTGTATTGCCCCCTGCTTTCCCACTCTCATCGATTATCTTGAAGAAGAAGCCTTGCTTGTATTGGAGTGGATAGAGGGATCTCCCTTGGGCCAGGTGGTTCCACGGGAGGGTTTCGAGTTGAAGCGCTGGTTTGATCTTGCCCTCCAGATCGCGAAAATTCTGACACTATTGCAGGAGTATGAGATCGTACATCGGGATATCACCGGTTCCAACCTGCTGCTTGAATCTGCCACGGGAAGGGTTGTTCTCGTTGATTTCGGCCGTGCCTTTGTCTTTGGCCGTGACGAGGTTATCGCGCGCGGTGGGATAGGATCCTTGGAAAGCAGAGTCGCTTACCTCAGTCCTGAGGAGACTGGGAGGTTACTGCGTCCTATCGATTATCGTTCGGATTTCTATTCTGCCGGGATCTGTTTGTATGAATTGCTTATAGGCCGCCCGCCCTTTGTCGGAAATGCCCTGGAACTCGTCTATGCTCATTTGGCCAGGACTCCTGTTGAGCCCAAGGCAAGTTCCGAGGCGATTCCCGATGCCGTTTCGGCCATCGTTATGAAACTTCTTGCAAAAATGCCTGAGGAGCGTTACTCCAGTGCGCAGGGACTGATGAATGACCTGGAAGAGGCCCTGGAACTCTATCGAATGGGTAAAAACGGCCGCTTTGTTGCCGGAACCAGGGATCCCCATGCCGCTTTCTTACTGTCAGGAACATTATTCGGCCGTGACCGGGAGCTCGTTTCTTTAGGCAAGGCCATTGATAGAAGTAAGGGATCCGGGGCGGAGCTCCTTCTGCTTGCGGCTGAGACGGGGATGGGGAAAAGTGCTCTTTTACGTGAATTCGTCCGTCTGGAATCGGCCCAAACTCAGAGTGCATGGGTGGTATTGGGTCAGTGGCATGGTGAAGAGTTTGGGGGCAGTGCTCTTATAGAGGCTGCGAACGACCTTATTTATAGGATTCTTGGAGCCCATGAGAATGAGATAGCATATTGGGCATCGATATTTCGCAAGGAACTTGGTGATGCACTACCTCTCCTTCGACGCCAGATTCCGGCCCTTTCCCTGATAGTCGGGGCTGCCGGAGAACAGGGGGAACTTCCTGAAGAGGGAAAAACAATCGAGGCAATTGGATTGCTTTCACGTGCCATTGGTTCTCTTTTTCATGTGGTTTGTTCCCACTGCGACGGCCTGGTCCTCGTCCTCGACGATCTCCACTACGCTCCGAGATGGGAACTTGAGGTTTTGAAGAACATTCTCACCCTTGAAGCGACGAAACCGATGTTGGTCCTATCCTCCTATCGTCCGGAGGAGATCGACGCTTCCTCTTCTCTTTTTACGATCTTCGCCAAAATACCAGAGGATGTGCGTATTTCCACCATGCTTTTGCACGGCCTCGAAGAGAAGGCCATCGGAGAGTGGATTTCCGAGAGCCTCGGACCGTCTCCCCATTCGTACATGCCTCAGGCTAAAATTTTTGCCGAACGCTTTTCGGGTAATCCAATGCATATAGCAGAGGCACTTCGTCATCTGCACGATTCGCAAGGCCTGGTATATCGAAAGGGCGAGGGCTGGTCTTTTGATCAGCAGGCACTGGAAAAGCTTGAAGGGATCGAAAGCGTGAGAAAGCTTATCTTCGACTTTCTCGATCGTCTAAGTCCAGAAGCCCTGTCGCTGTTTGCTCTTATTCTCTGTTTCGGTGAACGAGTAAAAGAGTCGGAACTTGATCAGCTTCTTCCTGAGGTTGATATCCTTCCTTTGCTCGAAAACCTGTACCGGTTGGGCTTTATCAAACGCTCTGCAAACGGCGGTTGGGAATTGAGTTATCCGAAGTTACGGAAGCGGTTCCTGCGCGAGTTGCCTGCCGATCTTATCGAGGAAAAGCATCTTGCCATCGGCCGCCTGCTTTTTTCCTCGTACACTGCCGATGATGGCTTATCTTCACTTCAACGGGGCATATCCCATATCCTGAAAGCCGACATCAATCGCCTATCGGAGATGGAACGAAGGAATATTGGTGAGGCTGCCCTTTCGATTTCAACCGCCCATCTTGAGGCGGAAGAGTGCGATACGGCCATGAACATGATCGATGCGGCACAACAGCTTATCGGAGCGGCACGCATTACTGCCGACGACGGGCTGTTTTCCCGTTACTACGGGCTACGCGCCCGATGCCTTTTTATTCGTGGAAACATAGCCGAAGCGATCGGCCTTTTCGAAGATCTCATTAGGCGTGAACATGATCCCGTGGCCTGTTTGGAGCTGTATGGCGAGTTGATCGATGCCTCTACTCAACTTCGACGCTATGACGAGGCAATGGCGAATGGAAGACGTGCTTTTGCTTTGGCGGGGATTGATTTTCCCGAGACCGAAAACGGTATCGAACCAATCGTCTCCGATCTGCCTCCCGTAAGCAGCGATAAAACAAACGATAAAACAATGGAAGCTTTTTCCCGTATGGCCGTACGTCTGCTTTCGGCGATACATGAGACAGACTATGGCCTCTACATCTCCTACATACGTGTGTTGACCGCCTATTTTTCCAAACACGGAGGCCCTCCCGCTACGAGCGTTTTGTTCATGCATGCCGCTGCCCTCCTTATTCCGGAGGGACGGTATCTCGAGGCCGGAAGGCTTGCTCTGAGGGCCCTGCGTGTAGCCGACGTGGCGAGAGACAATCGATCCATGGTTTTGTGTAGAGAGGTCTACGGTTTTCGAATAGCCCCTTGGATCCTGCCTTTATCGGATGTTTCTCCCATCCTGACCGAGGGGTTTCGTATCGGACGGGCCAATGGTGAAGGATGGTTTACCGGGGATATTCTCATCGCCTACCTGATCCACGAATTCTTCCTCTCCTCCGATCTTCATGAGCTTTACCAGAGGAGCAAGGAATATGGGCGTATCATCAGGACCTTGCGCAATGGGTCGGCCGGCCCCCTTCTTGATCTTTTTACCAGCTGTCTCGAACTCTTTCTGGCCGAAGAGAAAGAGCAACAGCAACGGCTTCTTCTCTCTCAAGAAGAGTTGTTCCACAGCCTTATCCAAGACCCCGACCACAAGGGATGGGTTTTGCTGTTCTCCTTTGGTTCCCTCTACGATCTTGTATTTGATGATGATACAGGGTTTCATTTCGACGAAGGCCAGATCAGGAAGAGAGCATCCTATCTCCAGGAAAGCTATCTATTTGCTCCGTTTTTGCTGGCTCAGGCGCTTGGATATATCAAAGTCGGTAATCTCCAGAAAGCAGCCCCTGCCGTTGATCGGCTGCGCAGCTTTGAGAGCGGCTGTGCCGATAATATTTCCCATCTGCGGCTCATGCTCGAAGCGGAGCTACGATCCCGGGAGAGTAATTCCGTCGAGATCGCCAATCTCTACGATGAGGCGATCAGAGGAGCCCAGCGGCAGGGAGACCTGTTCCACTGTGCCGTGGCAAATGAACTGAGTGGACGTTATCACGCTCGGGCCTCGCGGGAAAAGGTTGCTGGCCTCTATCTATTGGAAGCATATCGATATTGGTCCTACCTCGGAGTCAGAAGAAAGGCTGAAGCCCTGCGGAACGAATGGGGATCGCTTTTCCCTTCCTTTGAATCTTCGAGTGATCGGACCGCTTTGCCTGATTTCCCTCGTGAGCCCGGAGAAATCGGACTCGATGCCTTTACCCTTTTGCGGGCCGGACGTGAACTGACGGAGGAACTGCGGGAAGAGGTACTCATAGAGCGGATGTTGCGCGTTATTTTGGAAAGTACCGGTGCCCAAAAGGCCTTTCTTATCCTTGTCCAGGATGACGAGCTCTACCTCCGGGCTCGGTATCTGCCGGAAGAGGATGGCTTTACCCTCTATCCGCTGACGGATGAGCCGGGGCGCCGGGGACGCGAGCGGCTTATACAGTCGATAAATCTCTCCATTGGGGTTCTTCGCTATACGCGAAAGCGGAAAGAGCCTGTGGTCCTTGACGATGCCGCGATTCGGGGCATCTTTACCAGCGACCCCTATTTCAGGACGGCGGGGGTTCGCTCCCTTCTTTGTTATCCCCTTCCCGACACGGTCATCGGCTCTGGTATGCTGTATCTGGAAAATGATGCGGTTCCCGGGCTTTTCACGCCGACACGGCTTGAAATTGTCTCCATACTTTCGAAGCAGGCGATTATCAGCCTTCAGAACGCAAGGTTGTATGAGCATGCAAAATCGCTCAATCGGAACCTGCAGGAGGAGATCCTAAGAAGAAGCCAGGTTGAAGAGGGGCTTCTTGCTGCGCAAAAAGAGCTGAAACGGCTCAATGAGGAGCTGGAGCATCGGGTGGAAGAGCGTACCAAGGATCTGCGAGATTCGTATCAGAAGCTGAAAGAGGCCCAGAAACAGCTTATCGAGTCGGAAAAGCTGGCTTCTCTCGGTTCTCTTGTCGCAGGAATCGCCCATGAGGTCAACACGCCGATAGGAGTGGCTGTTACGGCAGCGACATTGCTTCAAGATCAGATACATGCCGCTTCACTCGATATCCATGATCTGGAACAAACCTCCGACCTGATATTACGTAATCTCAAACGGGCAGGCGAGTTGATAGGCAGCTTCAAACAGGTTGCCGTCGACCAGGCCAGCGAGGCGTTACGCAGTTTTGACCTTCGCTCCTACATTGAAGATATTGTTCTCAGTCTCGGGCCACGATTGAAGAAGAGGCCGATCTCGGTTGAGGTCGAGGTGGCACAAGGTATTACCGTTATAGGCTACCCCGGTGCCATTAGTCAGATATTTACTAATCTCATCAGCAATTCTCTGATCCATGCCTATGAGGCTGATGATACAGGAAGGATCAGAATCGATGGCTTTCAAAGAGAGGGGAGAATACTCATCCATTATCGCGACGATGGAAAAGGTATGGACGAAGAGAGCGTCAGGCGGGTTTTCGAACCCTTTTACACAACCCGTAGGGGAAGCGGCGGCAGCGGACTGGGGATGAATATCGTGTACAATCTGATTACCGGTAAATTGGGTGGATCGGTTTCCTGCGAAAGTACTCCGGGCAAGGGAGTACTCTTTACCATCGACATACCTATCGCTCCGCCAAAGCTTGCTTCATCCTCGTAG